The window TCGATCACAATCACACGTTTTCCTTTAACAACAGAAGGAATTGGCGCTAACTTCATTCTGACACCCTGCTCACGCAATGCTTGTGTTGGGCGAATAAAGGTTCTACCAACGTAACGATTTTTGATCAACCCCATCTCATTAGGAAGTCCGGCCGCCTCTGCATAACCATTAGCTGCCGAGATTGAAGAATCGGGAACACCAATCACCATATCGGCATCAACATGAGTCTCTTTACAGAGTTCAATACCACTCTGCTTACGAAAGCTATGGACATTTCGCTCTTCAAGATCACTATCGGGACGTGCAAAATAGACATACTCCATTAAGCAGATTGCATGCATGCGCTCTTCAGTAAAGAAGGTTGACATCACTCTGCCATCTTCAATATAGACGATCTCACCAGGTAACACATCACGGATATAAGTTGCGCCTACAATTCCTAAAGCACAGGTCTCAGAGGCAAAGACATAACCGCCATCTGACAATTTACCGATACAGAGTGGGCGAATTCCCTTACTATCACGAACGGCGTAGACACCACTATCATGAAGGATAAAGTAGTTGAAAGCCCCTTCAAGCTCTAAGAGAGAAGCTTTTAATCGCTCTAAAAATGAGCCCTCTTTACGGCGAATAAGATGGACTAAGATCTCCGCATCACCTGAAGCGTGAAAGACACTTCCTTGACGCTCTAGCTCACGACGAAGCTCTGCTGTATTGGTGATATTGCCGTTATAAGCGATGGCAAACTTCTCATCACTCATCTTCATCAAAAGCGGTTGGACATTATCGTAGCCCTTCTCCCCATTTGATGGATAGCGGATATGACCGATACTATATGCCCCCGGCAGATCGACTAACATTGCAGGATTGGTAAAGACATCCGTTAAGAGTCCCTCACCTTTAATGGTATTGATCTCTCCATCATCATTCATTACAGAGATACCGGAACCTTCTTGACCACGGTGCTGCAAACTATGCAGCCCGTAGTACGTTAAGGAAGCAGCATTTGGATTACCAATAACTGCAAACACTTATTTCTCCTTGCGTGCTAAAAGACGCTTATGAATTTCACGGTAGGCATCGATCACATTACCG of the Ignatzschineria indica genome contains:
- the purF gene encoding amidophosphoribosyltransferase, whose translation is MFAVIGNPNAASLTYYGLHSLQHRGQEGSGISVMNDDGEINTIKGEGLLTDVFTNPAMLVDLPGAYSIGHIRYPSNGEKGYDNVQPLLMKMSDEKFAIAYNGNITNTAELRRELERQGSVFHASGDAEILVHLIRRKEGSFLERLKASLLELEGAFNYFILHDSGVYAVRDSKGIRPLCIGKLSDGGYVFASETCALGIVGATYIRDVLPGEIVYIEDGRVMSTFFTEERMHAICLMEYVYFARPDSDLEERNVHSFRKQSGIELCKETHVDADMVIGVPDSSISAANGYAEAAGLPNEMGLIKNRYVGRTFIRPTQALREQGVRMKLAPIPSVVKGKRVIVIDDSIVRGTTSRRIVQMLREAGAKEIHMRVSSPPIMYPCFYGVDTSRREDLLAHQLDTEEMRRHIKADSLAFLSREGTVRALQRSESLGPNCGVCMACFTGEYPTDILKREQ